A single Saccharomyces paradoxus chromosome II, complete sequence DNA region contains:
- the NTH2 gene encoding alpha,alpha-trehalase NTH2 (neutral trehalase, required for thermotolerance~similar to YBR001C), protein MVDFLAKVTEINPPSDGNDGEDNIKPLSSGSEQRPLKEEGQQGRRRHHRRLSSMHEYFDPFSNAEVYYGPITDPRKQSKIHRLNRTRTMSVFNKVSDFKNGMKDYTLKRRGSEDDSFLSSQGNRRFYIDNVDLALDELLASEDTDKNHQITIEDTGPKVIKVGTANSNGFKHVNVRGTYMLSNLLQELTIAKSFGRHQIFLDEARINENPVDRLSRLITTQFWTSLTRRVDLYNIAEIARDSKIDTPGARNPRIYVPHNCPEQYEFYIQASQMNPSLKLEVEYLPKDITAEYVKSLNDTPGLLALAMEEHVNPSTGERSLVGYPYAVPGGRFNELYGWDSYLMALGLMESNKVDVAKGMVEHFIFEIDHYSKILNANRSYYLCRSQPPFLTDMAMLVFEKIGGKNNPNAIQFLKRAFRAAIKEYKGVWMSSPRLDSATGLSCYHPDGIGIPPETEPDHFDTILLPYAEKYNVSLEKLRYLYNESIIKEPKLDAFFLHDRAVRESGHDTTYRFEGVCAYLATVDLNSLLYKYERDIAYVIREYFSNEYKDENDGTVTNSEHWEQLAEIRKTRINKYMWDEESGFFFDYNTKLKCRTSYESATTFWSLWAGLATEEQAKITVEKALPQLEMLGGLVACTEKSRGPISIDRPIRQWDYPFGWAPHQILAWKGLSAYNYQQVATRLAYRWLYMITKSFVDYNGMVVEKYDVTRGTDPHRVDAEYGNQGADFKGVATEGFGWVNTSYLLGLKYMNNHARRALAACSPPLPFFNSLKPSERKLYYL, encoded by the coding sequence ATGGTAGATTTTTTAGCAAAAGTAACGGAAATAAATCCTCCATCCGATGGTAATGATGGCGAAGATAACATAAAGCCACTTTCAAGTGGTTCAGAACAGCGACCATTGAAAGAGGAGGGGCAACAAGGTCGCAGAAGGCACCACCGGCGGTTGTCCTCTATGCATGAGTATTTTGACCCGTTTTCCAACGCAGAGGTATATTATGGGCCAATAACAGACCCAAGAAAACAGTCAAAAATTCATAGGCTTAATAGAACCAGAACTATGAgtgttttcaataaagtttctGACTTCAAAAACGGAATGAAGGATTatactttgaaaagaagggGTTCCGAGGACGACAGCTTTCTTAGCAGCCAAGGTAATCGTAGATTCTACATCGATAATGTAGATCTCGCCTTAGATGAGCTACTGGCTAGTGAAGATACAGACAAGAACCACCAAATCACGATAGAAGATACTGGACCCAAAGTTATTAAAGTCGGGACGGCAAATTCCAACGGTTTTAAGCATGTTAATGTTAGAGGAACATATATGCTTTCCAACCTGCTGCAGGAACTGACCATTGCGAAAAGTTTCGGAAGAcatcaaatatttttggaTGAGGCACGTATAAACGAAAACCCCGTTGATAGATTATCAAGATTGATAACGACTCAATTTTGGACGAGCTTGACAAGAAGAGTTGATCTGTATAATATTGCAGAAATTGCCAGagattcaaaaatagaCACGCCAGGTGCTAGAAATCCAAGAATTTATGTTCCACATAACTGTCCAGAGCAGTACGAATTTTATATTCAGGCATCCCAGATGAACCCATCCTTGAAACTTGAAGTGGAATACCTACCAAAAGACATTACCGCGGAGTATGTTAAATCATTGAATGACACCCCGGGATTGTTAGCACTGGCCATGGAAGAACACGTCAATCCATCTACTGGTGAAAGGTCCCTAGTTGGTTACCCTTATGCGGTACCTGGCGGTAGATTCAATGAATTGTATGGCTGGGATTCATATTTAATGGCACTGGGGCTCATGGAAAGTAATAAGGTTGATGTTGCGAAAGGTATGGTGGAGCACTTCATATTCGAAATTGATCACTATagtaaaattttgaatgcTAATAGAAGTTATTACCTTTGCAGATCTCAACCTCCTTTCCTAACTGATATGGCTATGCTTGTGTTTGAAAAGATAGGAGGTAAAAACAACCCGAACGCTATACAATTCTTAAAACGGGCATTCAGAGCTGCTATTAAAGAATACAAAGGAGTGTGGATGTCGAGTCCTAGGTTAGATTCTGCCACGGGGCTTTCCTGTTACCATCCCGACGGTATTGGTATCCCTCCGGAAACTGAACCCGATCATTTCGATACTATATTATTACCATATGCTGAGAAGTACAAtgtttctttggaaaagcTAAGGTACCTTTATAACGAAAGCATAATTAAAGAACCAAAACTtgatgcattttttttacatgATCGTGCCGTGAGAGAGTCGGGACATGACACAACTTACAGGTTTGAAGGCGTATGTGCATATTTGGCGACAGTTGATTTAAATTCCCTACTCTACAAGTATGAGAGGGATATTGCTTACGTTATTAGGGAATATTTTAGCAATGAATATAAAGACGAGAATGATGGAACGGTGACTAATTCTGAGCACTGGGAGCAGTTAGCTGAAATAAGAAAGACTAGGATTAACAAGTATATGTGGGACGAAGAATCAGGGTTTTTCTTCGATTATAATACTAAACTGAAATGTAGAACGTCTTATGAGTCTGCAACGACATTTTGGAGTTTATGGGCTGGCCTTGCAACTGAAGAGCAAGCAAAAATCACAGTAGAAAAAGCCCTTCCTCAGTTGGAAATGCTTGGTGGGTTAGTTGCATGCACAGAGAAATCAAGAGGCCCCATATCCATTGATAGGCCGATCAGGCAATGGGACTATCCTTTTGGTTGGGCACCGCATCAAATATTAGCTTGGAAAGGCTTATCTGCATATAATTATCAACAAGTAGCTACAAGATTAGCCTATAGGTGGCTCTACATGATTACAAAATCATTCGTTGATTATAATGGAATGGTGgtagaaaaatatgatgtGACAAGAGGAACTGACCCGCATCGCGTTGATGCAGAATACGGAAACCAAGGTGCTGATTTTAAGGGCGTCGCTACAGAAGGCTTTGGTTGGGTGAATACAAGTTATTTGCTTGGATTGAAATACATGAACAACCATGCAAGAAGGGCTCTCGCTGCTTGTAGTCCGCCACTGCcgtttttcaatagtttGAAACCCTCCGAGAGAAAATTGTACTACCTTTAA
- the RER2 gene encoding ditrans,polycis-polyprenyl diphosphate synthase (Cis-prenyltransferase involved in dolichol synthesis~similar to YBR002C) — translation METDSGIPGHSFVLKWTKNIFSRTLRASNCVPRHVGFIMDGNRRFARKKEMEVKEGHEAGFVSMSRILELCYEAGVDTATVFAFSIENFKRSSREVESLMTLARERIRQLTERGELACKYGVRIKIIGDLSLLDKSLLEEVRVAVETTKNNKRATLNICFPYTGREEILHAMKETIAEHKKGAAIDESTLESHLYTAGVPPLDLLIRTSGVSRLSDFLIWQVSSKGVRIELLDYLWPEFGPIRMAWILLKFSFHKSFLNKEYRLEEGDYDEETNGDPIDLKEKKLN, via the coding sequence ATGGAAACGGATAGTGGTATACCTGGTCATTCATTTGTATTAAAGTGGACAAAAAACATCTTTTCGCGCACATTGCGTGCATCTAACTGCGTACCTAGACATGTTGGGTTCATCATGGATGGGAACAGGAGGTTTGCcagaaagaaagagatgGAGGTAAAAGAGGGCCACGAGGCAGGATTTGTTAGTATGAGTAGAATCTTGGAACTATGTTACGAAGCAGGGGTTGATACAGCTACCGTGTTTGcgttttcaattgaaaatttcaagaggAGTTCACGTGAAGTTGAATCATTGATGACTTTAGCGCGCGAAAGGATACGACAACTCACAGAACGTGGAGAGTTGGCTTGTAAGTATGGGGTACGCATTAAAATTATCGGCGATCTCTCTTTATTAGATAAGTCTTTATTGGAAGAAGTTCGAGTTGCTGTGGAAACCACgaagaacaacaaaagaGCAACGTTAAACATTTGCTTCCCATATACAGGCAGGGAAGAAATTTTGCATGCAATGAAAGAAACAATCGCTGAACATAAGAAGGGTGCCGCTATAGACGAAAGCACATTAGAATCACATCTCTACACGGCAGGGGTTCCCCCTTTAGATTTATTAATCAGGACAAGTGGCGTTTCCAGATTAAGTGATTTCTTGATATGGCAGGTATCGAGTAAGGGCGTACGCATCGAATTGCTGGACTACCTATGGCCAGAGTTTGGACCTATACGGATGGCATGGATTTTATTAAAATTTTCGTTTCACAAAtcctttttaaataaagaatatagaTTAGAGGAAGGTGATTATGACGAGGAAACCAATGGGGACCCCATcgatttgaaagaaaagaagttgaatTAA
- the COQ1 gene encoding trans-hexaprenyltranstransferase (Hexaprenyl pyrophosphate synthetase~similar to YBR003W) has translation MFQRSRAAHHIKLISPRRCRFKSSFAVALNAASKLVTPKILWNNPISLVSKEMNTLAKNIVALIGSGHPLLNKVTSYYFETEGKKVRPLLVLLLSRALSEIPLTERNHLKIDNSDVPEDPIYSKPSQNQLFQRPANSISPLHILHGIKPLNPLTKGPEPLPEETFDKKRGILPKQRRLAEIVEMIHTASLLHDDVIDHSDTRRGRPSGNAAFTNKMAVLAGDFLLGRATVSISRLHNPEVVELMSNSIANLVEGEFMQLKNTSTDADIDTIENGHKLLPIPSKKLEVKEHEYRVPSRQQGLQLSHDQIIETAFEYYIHKTYLKTAALISKSCRCAAILSGASPAVIDECYDFGRNLGICFQLVDDMLDFTISEKDLGKPSGADLKLGIATAPVLFAWKEDPSLGPLISRNFSERGDVEKTIASVRLHNGIAKTKVLAEEYRDKALQNLRESLPDSDARSALEFLTNSILTRRK, from the coding sequence ATGTTTCAAAGGTCTAGAGCTGCTCATCATATCAAATTGATTTCACCTCGAAGATGCCGCTTTAAATCCTCCTTTGCAGTTGCTTTAAATGCTGCCAGTAAGCTGGTAACTCCTAAGATTCTTTGGAATAACCCCATATCATTAGTCTCGAAGGAAATGAATACATTGGCGAAGAACATAGTCGCTCTGATTGGTTCTGGTCATCCGCTGCTCAACAAAGTTACTAGTTACTATTTTGAAACAGAGGGCAAAAAAGTACGTCCTTTGTtggtgttgttgttgtcaAGAGCACTTTCTGAAATTCCTTTGACAGAAAGAAATCATTTGAAGATTGATAACTCAGATGTTCCTGAGGACCCAATTTACTCTAAGCCTAGTCAAAATCAACTATTTCAGCGCCCTGCAAATAGCATTTCCCCGCTACATATTCTTCACGGTATTAAACCACTAAATCCTTTGACAAAGGGTCCGGAGCCTTTGCCAGAGGAAACCTTTGACAAAAAAAGGGGTATTCTACCCAAGCAGAGAAGATTAGCAGAGATTGTTGAAATGATACACACTGCATCTTTACTTCATGATGATGTTATTGATCATTCTGATACAAGAAGAGGAAGGCCAAGCGGAAATGCTGCCTTCACTAATAAGATGGCTGTTTTGGCCGGCGACTTTCTCTTAGGAAGAGCAACGGTATCAATTTCAAGACTACACAACCCTGAAGTAGTGGAACTAATGTCTAATAGTATTGCGAATCTTGTCGAAGGTGAGTTCatgcaattgaaaaacacTTCCACTGATGCGGACATCGATACTATTGAAAATGGCCACAAACTACTTCCGATACCTTCTAAAAAGCTGGAAGTTAAAGAGCATGAGTATCGTGTTCCAAGTCGCCAACAAGGACTGCAATTATCTCATGACCAGATTATAGAAACGGCATTTGAATATTACATACACAAGACGTACCTAAAGACAGCTGCTTTGATATCGAAATCTTGCAGGTGTGCTGCTATATTATCCGGGGCATCACCAGCCGTTATTGACGAATGCTATGACTTCGGTAGAAATCTCGGCATATGTTTCCAACTTGTAGATGATATGCTTGATTTTACTATATCCGAAAAGGATTTAGGAAAGCCATCAGGCGCAGATCTAAAATTAGGTATTGCAACAGCCCCAGTTTTATTTGCATGGAAAGAAGATCCATCTTTGGGTCCGCTTATTTCTCgcaatttttcagaaagaGGAGATGTTGAGAAAACCATTGCTTCCGTAAGACTACATAATGGTATAGCGAAGACGAAAGTACTAGCGGAGGAGTATAGGGACAAAGCACTACAGAATCTACGGGAATCTCTCCCTGATTCCGATGCCCGTTCTGCCCTAGAGTTCTTAACTAATAGTATACTAACGAGAAGAAAGTAA
- the GPI18 gene encoding GPI-anchor transamidase GPI18 (PIG-V-like protein~similar to YBR004C), producing the protein MLVGLTFYFVLFRLIQYLLVFLTPIRQFDTSTSLLLDELCSPPSEINSYWNKYFWNKLLSWDTVFFIKNITSKNGKPQFEHEYAFSQLWTFFVRLFIRTNNESIYHALKVAVAIENILFYLSGIVLYFLTKKIFSQNIKQSQFARSIARKTSLLFFLTSAAGFLTSIYSEPLSFFFAFVGIWSRECSISMPVLGQFDIPWRYWFSYSFISMICFTLASLNRSNCVLLGIYFVFDLFELTKNRKVVKAICFPVLSGSLMFSALVYQQYYLPYKTFCPQRGEWCESEFYPSFFITKTSLYSYIQGHYWGVGFLKYWTPNNIPNFLFAVPNIIILIYSSIYFSKIYPSYNLKALVWITRALVVIVCFFAHVQILNRIASFLPLHLWYLADRLVKTSDSKKMENPKGDDKIVKFYIYWLAFWIPLQTILFAAFLPPA; encoded by the coding sequence ATGCTTGTGGGGTTaacattttattttgtacTATTCCGCTTAATACAGTATTTGCTGGTGTTTTTGACTCCGATTAGGCAGTTCGATACATCAACTTCACTTTTATTAGATGAACTATGTTCTCCTCCCTCTGAAATCAACAGTTATTGGaacaaatatttttggaataAGCTACTATCATGGGatactgttttctttatcaagaATATCACTTCTAAAAACGGAAAACCTCAATTTGAGCACGAATACGCGTTTTCTCAATTGTGGACTTTCTTCGTCAGATTGTTTATCAGGACTAATAACGAAAGCATCTATCATGCCTTAAAGGTTGCAGTTGCAATAGAGAATATTCTGTTCTACTTATCTGGTattgttttatattttttaaccaaaaaaatttttagcCAAAATATAAAGCAATCACAGTTTGCTAGATCTATCGCTAGAAAGACATctctattatttttcttaacTAGTGCTGCTGGATTCTTAACAAGCATATATTCTGAAccattatcatttttctttgcattTGTTGGTATTTGGAGTCGTGAATGCTCCATTTCCATGCCTGTATTAGGTCAATTCGATATTCCATGGAGATATTGGTTTTCTTACTCCTTCATCAGCATGATTTGCTTTACCTTAGCATCCCTGAATCGTTCAAACTGTGTTTTGCTTGgaatttattttgtttttgacCTTTTTGAATTAACAAAGAACAGAAAAGTAGTAAAAGCAATATGTTTCCCGGTATTATCAGGATCCTTAATGTTTTCTGCTCTAGTATATCAGCAATATTACCTGCCATATAAGACATTTTGTCCCCAAAGAGGTGAGTGGTGTGAATCTGAATTTTACCCAAGCTTTTTTATCACTAAAACCTCTCTATATTCTTATATTCAGGGTCATTACTGGGGAGttggatttttgaaatactGGACCCCAAACAATATCCCAAACTTTTTGTTTGCTGTACCaaatattatcattttgaTTTATTCCTCTATATATTTCAGCAAAATTTACCCCTCCTATAATTTGAAAGCCCTCGTATGGATCACCAGAGCATTGGTCGTCATAGTATGCTTTTTTGCCCATGTCCAAATACTGAACCGTATAGCGTCCTTTTTACCATTGCATCTTTGGTATTTGGCTGATAGATTGGTCAAAACCTCAGattctaaaaaaatggaaaatccGAAAGGTGACGATAAAATAGTCAAATTTTACATATATTGGTTGGCATTTTGGATACCTTTACAAACTATTCTGTTTGCAGCTTTTTTGCCACCGGCCTGA
- the RCR1 gene encoding Rcr1p (Protein of the ER membrane involved in cell wall chitin deposition~similar to YBR005W), which yields MGLISYENETINKVKKADGHHVSKFVTSYYGSSSSSWQSGRWILFVLFVAAIVLILLSTFLANRRRQRMGRAPIRGTAWLTPPSYRQSQQQYTGTVQQRTDDYVPEYTETANEHDLGYYDERGEFHPNDKAAYVAPPPLVQECSSESVNSLERPPAAVVHRTNSSDMDYDLTRPNNERVAAVGDTAEQLERFPGASGTQEINPPERAKVNARS from the coding sequence ATGGGGCTTATTTCATATGAAAATGAGACGATAAACAAGGTGAAAAAGGCAGATGGCCACCACGTCAGCAAATTTGTGACTAGTTACTATGgatcttcatcatcgtcatgGCAGTCGGGAAGATGGATTTTGTTTGTACTGTTCGTTGCCGCTATAGTCCTTATATTACTGTCCACTTTTTTAGCTAatagaagaagacaaaGGATGGGACGTGCTCCTATTAGAGGTACAGCATGGTTGACGCCGCCCTCATACAGGCAGTCCCAGCAACAATATACTGGCACTGTTCAGCAGCGGACAGACGATTATGTTCCTGAATATACAGAAACAGCAAACGAACATGATTTGGGTTACTATGATGAGCGGGGCGAATTTCACCCCAACGACAAGGCCGCATACGTGGCCCCCCCGCCATTGGTACAAGAATGTTCATCAGAATCTGTTAATTCTTTGGAAAGACCACCCGCCGCTGTGGTTCATCGAACTAACTCTTCAGATATGGATTACGATTTAACAAGACCGAACAATGAGCGAGTTGCAGCTGTTGGTGACACGGCAGAGCAACTGGAAAGGTTTCCGGGCGCAAGTGGAACGCAGGAAATTAATCCGCCGGAGAGGGCAAAGGTAAACGCAAGGTCATGA
- the UGA2 gene encoding succinate-semialdehyde dehydrogenase (NAD(P)(+)) (Succinate semialdehyde dehydrogenase~similar to YBR006W) — MSLSKFSKPVLNDPNLFRESGYIDGKWVKGTDEIFEVVDPASGEIIARVPEQPVSVVEEAIDVAYETFKTYKNTTPRERAKWLRNMYNLMLENLDDLATIITLENGKALGEAKGEIKYAASYFEWYAEEAPRLYGATIQPLNPSNRVFTIRQPVGVCGIICPWNFPSAMITRKAAAALAVGCTVVIKPDSQTPLSALAMAYLAEKAGFPKGSFNVILSHANTPKLGKTLCESPKVKKVTFTGSTNVGKILMKQSSSTLKKLSFELGGNAPFIVFEDADLDQALEQAMACKFRGLGQTCVCANRLYVHSSIIDKFAKLLAERVNKFVIGHGLDPKTTHGCVINSSAIEKVERHKQDAIEKGARVVLEGGRLPELGPNFYAPVILSHVPSTAMVSKEETFGPLCPIFSFDTMEEVVGYANDTEFGLAAYVFSKNVNTLYTVSEALETGMVSCNTGVFSDCSIPFGGVKESGFGREGSLYGIEDYTVLKTITIGNLPSSI; from the coding sequence ATGAGTTTGAGTAAGTTTTCTAAACCAGTTTTGAACGATCCTAATTTATTTAGAGAATCTGGTTATATCGATGGAAAATGGGTTAAGGGCACTGACGAGATTTTTGAGGTGGTAGACCCTGCTTCTGGTGAAATCATAGCAAGAGTTCCCGAACAACCAGTCTCTGTGGTTGAAGAAGCGATTGACGTTGCTTATGAGACTTTCAAGACATACAAGAATACGACGCCAAGAGAGAGGGCTAAGTGGCTCAGAAACATGTACAACTTAATgcttgaaaatttggatGATTTGGCAACTATTATCACTTTAGAAAATGGTAAAGCTCTAGGGGAAGCTAAAGGAGAAATCAAATATGCGGCTTCGTATTTTGAGTGGTATGCCGAGGAAGCACCTCGTTTATATGGTGCTACTATCCAACCCTTGAACCCTAGCAACAGAGTATTCACAATTAGACAACCCGTCGGTGTATGCGGTATAATTTGTCCTTGGAATTTTCCGAGCGCTATGATTACAAGAAAAGCTGCTGCTGCATTAGCTGTGGGCTGTACAGTAGTCATCAAGCCTGACTCTCAAACACCATTGTCTGCTTTAGCGATGGCCTATTTGGCTGAAAAGGCTGGCTTCCCCAAGGGTTCGTTTAATGTTATTCTTTCTCATGCCAACACGCCAAAGCTTGGTAAAACATTATGTGAATCGCCAAAAGTCAAGAAAGTTACTTTCACTGGTTCTACAAATGTTGGGAAAATCTTGATGAAACAATCTTCTTCTACCTTGAAGAAGCTATCTTTTGAACTGGGTGGTAACGCCCCTTTTATTGTCTTTGAGGATGCCGATTTGGATCAAGCCTTAGAACAAGCCATGGCTTGTAAATTTAGGGGTTTGGGTCAAACCTGTGTGTGCGCAAATAGACTTTACGTTCATTCATCTataattgataaatttgCCAAATTACTGGCAGAGAGGGTCAACAAATTTGTAATTGGACATGGTTTGGACCCAAAGACCACTCATGGTTGCGTCATTAACTCCAGTgctattgaaaaagttgaaagaCATAAACAAGACGCCATTGAGAAGGGAGCAAGGGTCGTACTTGAAGGTGGCCGTTTACCTGAGTTGGGACCCAACTTTTATGCTCCAGTTATACTGTCACACGTTCCCTCAACAGCTATGGTTTCCAAGGAGGAGACTTTCGGTCCATTATGTcccattttttcatttgataCTATGGAGGAAGTTGTCGGATATGCTAATGACACTGAGTTTGGTTTAGCTGCATACGTTTTCTCCAAAAATGTTAACACTTTATACACTGTGTCTGAAGCGTTGGAGACTGGTATGGTTTCGTGCAATACGGGTGTTTTCTCGGATTGTTCCATACCATTTGGTGGTGTTAAGGAGTCAGGATTTGGAAGGGAAGGTTCGCTATATGGTATTGAGGATTACACTGTTTTGAAGACCATCACAATCGGGAATTTGCCAAGTAGCATTTAA